The bacterium nucleotide sequence TTGCGATGATCATGAACGAGAGAACACGCGGCCCGCTGAACCTGCTGAGCATCCACCACGGACGCGAGATCGTATCGCTGGCCACGCCCATCGTGATGACCACGCTCTCGATGACATTGATGTGGACGGTGGACACCATCTTCCTGGGCCACTTCTCCAGCCTGGCGCTCGGCGCGGCGGGGCTCGGCGGCATGCTGACATGGGCCGCCTACAGCCTGTTCAACAACCTCAGCCGCATCAGCAACACCTTCGTCGCCCAGGCGCACGGCAAGGGCGACGACGAGGCCGTCGGGCACTACACCTGGCAGACGGTCTACCTCTCGCTGGTCACGGGGGCGCTGCTGACGGTCGCCGGCTACTACAGCTACGAATTCCTGCCCCTGATCAAGAACCCGCCCGAGGTGGTGGACGCCACCTACGTGTACATCAGGTGGCGCACCCTGAGCGCCGTGTTCACCCAGGTGCTCTTCGCGCTGACCGGCTACTTCCAGGGACGGCGCGACGTCCGCACGCCCATGTGGGCCGGGATCTTCGCCAACGTCCTGAACGCCCTGCTGGACGTCTGGCTGATCTTCGGCTGGAGCGGCCTCGCGGTGGGCGGCGCGACCCTGCTGTCCGCGCCGGCCATGGGCGTCAAGGGGGCGGCGATCGCCACGAGCATCGGCACCACAGTCAACGCCCTCATCCTGATCGTGGCCGCGGTCCTGCCGCGCGAAAACCGGCGGCGCTACCGCATCCACAAGCCGCGGCGGCTCGACCCGCGCGCCATCCTGCAGGTCGTGCGCGTGGGCCAGCCGTCGGCGCTGGAGGGGTTCGTGGACATGAGCTCCTTCGCGGTCTTCACGTCGTTGATCGGCCGGGCGGGCGCGGTGTCCCTGGCGGCGAGTCAGATCACCATCCAGCTGCTGTCGTTCTCGTTCATGCCCATGTGGGGACTGACCACCGCGGGCTCGGTCCTGACCGGCAACGAGATGGGCGCCCGGCGCCCGCAGCGGGCCGCGTCCTACGGCCGGCAGGTATACAAGCTGGGCATCTACTACTGCCTGACCCTGCTGGCGATCTACCTGGTGGCGCGCGGGAACATGTTCAGGATCTTCACCGACGATCCCGCCGTGATGGCCTTCGGCGGCTCGCTGGTGGTGATCGCCGCCGGCTTCCAGTTCGCCGACGGCCTGCGCATGGTCGGCAGCGGCATCCTGACCGGAGCGGGCGACACCCGACCGGTCATGCTGGTGACCATGATCATCATGTGGGGACTGTTCCTGCCCATGACCTGGTACCTGATCGGCCAGAGGGGCGGCAACGTGACCACCGCCTGGCTGGGCGGATCGGTCTGCTACCTGCTCCAGGCCGTCGCCCTGTGGGGACGTTTCCAGTCGGGGCGCTGGCAGAAGGTGCGCATCTTCCACCGGTAGCAGCATCCGCCGCAGCGACGAAGCCCCGGGATCACCCGGGGCTTCGCAGGCCTTGTTCGCCGTTGCCGGTCGTTCAACGGTAGATGCTCTTGACGCTGCCCCAATCCAGGTCGGCGTTGGCAACGGGTGCGTCGATCGTGATCGTGACGTCGCTGCAGGAGTCCGCGCCGAAGCCGTCCACGAAGAGGTAGTACCAGCCGTCGGCGGGCACGACCCAGCCGGGGTCGCCGTCGGGCGGGAGGTGCTCGTAGCCGTCACCGATCGTCGTATCGGAACCGATCACGCAGGTGCCGGTCGGGTCGGCGCAATCGGTCGCCAGCCACAGCGAGGCGTCGTGCGCCCCCTGCATCGACACGATGAAGGCTTCGCCCTGCAGCAGGTGGATCTTGTAGACCACGTCCCGGCCCTCGGAGGAATAGCCCGTGCAGCTGGTGCCGAACTCGCCGGCGCTGTAGTCGTCGTTGGCCAGGCACAGGTCGATCTCGAAGACCTCCAGGCCCTGCTCGCGCAGGCCGATGGCGTTCTCGCAGAGGTCGTTGGCCGGGGGCGGCGGGGGCGGCGGCGGATCGTACCCGGTGCCGTCGTCCACCATCACGGCGTCCAGGTAGTGGGAGTTCGCATCCAGGCCGACGTAGCGGAAGGCGATCTCCACGGTCTGGCCGTCGTAGGCG carries:
- a CDS encoding MATE family efflux transporter, with the protein product MNERTRGPLNLLSIHHGREIVSLATPIVMTTLSMTLMWTVDTIFLGHFSSLALGAAGLGGMLTWAAYSLFNNLSRISNTFVAQAHGKGDDEAVGHYTWQTVYLSLVTGALLTVAGYYSYEFLPLIKNPPEVVDATYVYIRWRTLSAVFTQVLFALTGYFQGRRDVRTPMWAGIFANVLNALLDVWLIFGWSGLAVGGATLLSAPAMGVKGAAIATSIGTTVNALILIVAAVLPRENRRRYRIHKPRRLDPRAILQVVRVGQPSALEGFVDMSSFAVFTSLIGRAGAVSLAASQITIQLLSFSFMPMWGLTTAGSVLTGNEMGARRPQRAASYGRQVYKLGIYYCLTLLAIYLVARGNMFRIFTDDPAVMAFGGSLVVIAAGFQFADGLRMVGSGILTGAGDTRPVMLVTMIIMWGLFLPMTWYLIGQRGGNVTTAWLGGSVCYLLQAVALWGRFQSGRWQKVRIFHR
- a CDS encoding choice-of-anchor J domain-containing protein, whose protein sequence is MVVILLVALTASGAVAKDQQRMDGMTFGTMNRLHGPVFSSRAFFEGFEAAVPPVGWSAVVNSDQTWKQLAIEGGSVEGAFAAYIRWSETIPQDESISFAQTVDVAGGEYVLSFWMAGDRETEWADDSVETVEVDGAVVFDWDSTPGGGGHYVFEKYFVDLTAYDGQTVEIAFRYVGLDANSHYLDAVMVDDGTGYDPPPPPPPPANDLCENAIGLREQGLEVFEIDLCLANDDYSAGEFGTSCTGYSSEGRDVVYKIHLLQGEAFIVSMQGAHDASLWLATDCADPTGTCVIGSDTTIGDGYEHLPPDGDPGWVVPADGWYYLFVDGFGADSCSDVTITIDAPVANADLDWGSVKSIYR